The proteins below come from a single Candidozyma auris chromosome 3, complete sequence genomic window:
- the MKK2 gene encoding mitogen-activated protein kinase kinase produces the protein MPVSQKQPPQLSIPSPISITPNESVSTNTNNPAKLASANVPGEPALPIIPTQKSGPRRKPPPIDFSKIDGSHSFSPQSDSPDHLHQSGLPSNLKANVNSTARIGEAVKSHTNQQRVPHQQAHPAQSQYQQYQQPQAQFNLHNSRPPHKRKSLDDLTPDDWNRLANTQQITELAKLGEGNGGSVSKCSLKNDSQVFALKLINADPNPDVQKQIIRELQYNRSCNSPNIVKYYGTFMVEEQSMIGIAMEYMGGRSLDAIYRRVIEIDSSNRINEKVMGKIAESVLSGLNYLHQQRIIHRDIKPSNILLDKHGNVKICDFGVSGEVVNSLANTFVGTQYYMAPERIMGKPYTVSCDVWSLGLTLLEVASGRFPYHIDSEMSLGPIELLSLILEYEPHLEDVEEEEIFWSDSFKNFIDYCLRKNPEQRPSPSQMLKHPWVVGQSQVKVSMDRFVKRLWGDNLD, from the coding sequence ATGCCTGTATCTCAGAAGCAGCCGCCGCAGCTTCTGATTCCTTCACCTATATCGATCACTCCGAACGAAAGCGTcagcaccaacaccaacaaccCAGCAAAGTTGGCGCTGGCGAACGTTCCTGGAGAGCCAGCATTGCCCATAATACCGACACAGAAACTGGGGCCTCGCCGAAAGCCGCCTCCCATTGATTTCTCGAAAATTGACGGATCGCACTCGTTTAGTCCTCAAAGTGATAGCCCCGACCACCTCCATCAATCGGGGTTACCGCTGAACTTAAAAGCCAATGTCAACTCCACAGCTCGCATTGGAGAGGCGGTGAAAAGTCACACCAACCAGCAACGGGTGCCACACCAACAAGCACATCCAGCTCAGTCACAGTACCAACAATACCAGCAGCCACAAGCACAATTCAATCTACATAACCTGCGACCTCCACACAAGCGTAAGAGTCTCGATGACCTTACACCAGACGATTGGAACAGGTTGGCCAATACTCAGCAGATCACTGAGTTGGCTAAGCTCGGAGAGGGTAACGGCGGCAGTGTACTGAAGTGTTCGCTCAAGAACGATTCTCAAGTGTTTGCTTTGAAACTTATAAATGCTGATCCAAATCCAGATGTACAGAAACAAATCATTCGTGAGCTTCAATACAATCGTCTGTGTAACTCTCCAAATATCGTCAAGTACTACGGTACTTTTATGGTTGAAGAACAACTGATGATTGGCATTGCAATGGAGTACATGGGCGGTCGCTCCTTGGACGCAATTTACAGAAGGGTGATCGAGATTGATTCGTCCAACCGAATCAACGAGAAAGTGATGGGCAAGATTGCCGAGTCGGTGTTAAGTGGGCTAAATTACTTGCATCAGCAGCGTATCATTCACCGGGACATCAAACCCTCAaatattcttcttgacaaacaTGGGAACGTTAAGATCTGTGATTTTGGCGTTTCAGGCGAGGTTGTAAATTCTCTTGCAAACACATTCGTTGGTACACAATACTACATGGCCCCTGAGAGAATCATGGGTAAGCCATACACAGTGAGCTGTGACGTTTGGTCTCTAGGGCTCACTCTTTTGGAAGTAGCTCTGGGACGCTTTCCCTATCACATCGATAGCGAGATGTCACTAGGGCCGATTGAGCTTCTATCGTTAATATTGGAGTATGAACCGCATTTGGAGGAtgttgaggaggaggagatcTTCTGGTCGGACTCGTTTAAGAATTTTATTGACTACTGTCTACGCAAGAATCCAGAACAAAGACCGTCACCGCTGCAGATGCTCAAGCATCCGTGGGTGGTGGGCCAGCTGCAGGTGAAAGTCAGCATGGACAGATTTGTGAAGAGATTATGGGGAGACAATTTGGACTAA
- the RFC1 gene encoding replication factor C subunit 1, producing MVDIRQFFGGDKKPAPKKRLASERSSEAAPKRSKVAPETKSKYFENDRSKTPKSTGSSAKSSPKKETKTSPKKASPKKKAKPTYVNLDSDASDSEDEFKPDEDEDDDEDDDFEGKDEDEEEQDEHELEDDDELSIQEIVPEPKTARQKRKRSESPPATPKKAPKKKPIAPVKTESSETLSGPNAEEILAQIPNAELPDDVETGGKINYFQLKNKQQNVAPPSGNIELPEAAPNCLGGLTVVFTGVLPNLDRDSAEAVAKQYGARVTKSISKKTSLVVIGEEAGPSKVKKIKELGIKAISEDGFVQLLGKMPAEGGSGAGALDAKLKREEEERRLAEEAAEAEEKEKAEEERRKRKAAELAKAARSQGRAPPSPKREIPNSEKLWTVKYAPTSLSQICGNKGQVKKLRDWLANWHTYAKQDFKKVGDGGGMFRACLISGPPGIGKTTAASLVAKELGYDILEKNASDVRSKSLLNSTIKNVLSNTSVMGYFINRDAEEHSENERKFCLIMDEVDGMSSGDHGGAGALSAFCRITKMPIILICNDKSLPKMRTFDKTTYQLPFRRPTEMEVRSRLMTIALREGIKLDPSVIGQLVQATGNDIRQMINMLSTVSKTQKHINHENTKAIADSWKKHTALKPFAITSELLGHGGHKTLNDKIELYFNDIDFTPLMIQENYLSPTPSVSSAKEHLARVAEAADSISESDRINSLIRSSEQQWSLLPFHAVMSTVKPASLVQGRLTQMPMFTLWLGQNSKALKYQRLLQELQYHTRLRTSTSKDELRLDYVPAFEERLAKPMLQRNEEGISEVMEVMDYYYMTKEDYDNIFDFGVGNNAGKLLSRMPPKVKSAFTRKYNAAQHPVAIYKTGDSTRGQPRKQQVDYEDVIEDDTVKDEEEPESTESDTIDVKKDKLIKAVKPKKPKAAGSSKKASRSKK from the exons ATGGTAGATATCCGCCAATTCTTCGGCGGCGACAAGAAGCCA GCTCCCAAAAAGAGACTCGCTTCAGAAAGATCCTCAGAGGCAGCGCCTAAAAGGAGCAAGGTTGCACCagaaacaaaaagcaaGTACTTCGAGAATGACAGACTGAAGACACCCAAATCTACGGGGAGCTCAGCGAAGAGTTCGCccaagaaagagaccaagacatcaccaaagaaggcgTCCCCTAAAAAGAAGGCCAAACCAACGTATGTGAATCTCGATTCGGACGCTTCGGACTCTGAAGACGAATTCAAGCCtgatgaagacgaggatgacgatgaggatgatgactttgaaggcaaggacgaggatgaggaggagcagGATGAGCacgaacttgaagatgacgacgagCTCAGCATACAAGAGATTGTCCCTGAACCCAAAACAGCGAGACAAAAGCGTAAGAGATCAGAATCCCCTCCAGCAACTCCTAAAAAagcacccaaaaagaagcctaTAGCACCAGTCAAGACAGAGTCTTCGGAAACTCTTTCAGGCCCTAACGCAGAGGAAATATTGGCCCAGATCCCAAACGCTGAATTGCCTGATGATGTGGAGACCGGCGGTAAGATCAATTACTTccaattgaagaacaagcAACAGAATGTGGCTCCGCCAAGTGGGAACATTGAGCTCCCAGAGGCGGCACCTAATTGTTTGGGCGGCTTGACTGTAGTTTTCACTGGTGTGTTGCCAAATCTTGATAGAGACTCTGCCGAGGCCGTGGCCAAACAGTACGGTGCTCGTGTCACCAAGTCTATTCTGAAAAAGACAAGCCTTGTGGTGATTGGAGAGGAGGCAGGTCCCTCTAAAGtaaagaagatcaaggagcttgGCATCAAGGCCATTTCTGAGGATGGCTTTGTGCAGCTTTTGGGCAAGATGCCCGCTGAAGGAGGAAGTGGCGCCGGCGCATTGGACGCAAAATTGAAgcgtgaagaagaagagcgtAGACTCGCCGAGGAGGCTgcagaggcagaggaaaaagaaaaggcaGAAGAGGAACGCAGAAAAAGGAAGGCTGCTGAATTAGCCAAGGCGGCTAGATCACAAGGCAGAGCCCCACCTTCACCCAAGCGAGAGATTCCCAACAGCGAGAAGTTGTGGACTGTCAAGTACGCACCTACAAGTCTCAGTCAAATTTGCGGTAACAAAGGCcaggtgaagaagcttcgtGATTGGCTCGCAAACTGGCACACGTATGCAAAGCAAGACTTCAAAAAAGTTGGAGACGGCGGTGGAATGTTCAGGGCCTGTCTAATCTCAGGTCCCCCGGGAATCGGTAAAACAACTGCTGCTTcattggttgcaaaagagctTGGTTACGACATTCTCGAAAAGAATGCGTCCGATGTGAGGTCCAAGTCATTGCTTAACCTGACAATCAAGAATGTGCTCTCTAACACCTCTGTCATGGGTTACTTCATAAACAGAGATGCCGAAGAGCACAGTGAGAACGAGAGAAAATTTTGTCTAATCATGGACGAAGTTGACGGTATGTCCAGTGGAGACCATGGCGGCGCCGGTGCTCTTTCTGCCTTTTGTCGTATCACCAAAATGCCTATTATTCTCATTTGCAATGACAAATCGCTTCCGAAAATGAGAACGTTCGACAAGACGACTTATCAATTGCCATTCAGAAGACCAACGGAAATGGAGGTTAGATCTAGATTGATGACAATCGCATTGAGAGAAGGTATCAAGTTAGATCCTAGTGTAATCGGTCAATTAGTTCAGGCAACCGGCAATGATATTCGTCAGATGATCAATATGTTGTCAACCGTATCAAAAACTCAGAAGCACATTAACCACGAAAATACCAAAGCCATTGCAGACAGCTGGAAAAAGCACACCGCGCTCAAACCATTTGCCATTACATCTGAGCTTTTGGGTCACGGCGGTCATAAGACACTCAATGATAAAATTGAGTTATACTTCAATGATATCGACTTCACACCATTAATGATTCAAGAAAATTATTTGTCCCCCACACCACTGGTTTCATCAGCAAAGGAGCATTTGGCAAGAGTGGCCGAAGCGGCCGATAGCATCAGCGAATCTGACCGCATCAACTCGCTCATTCGCTCCAGTGAGCAGCAGTGGAGCTTGCTTCCATTCCATGCGGTGATGTCTACAGTCAAGCCTGCAAGCTTAGTACAGGGCCGTTTGACCCAAATGCCTATGTTCACGCTTTGGCTTGGACAGAACTCGAAGGCATTGAAATACCAGCGCCTTCTTCAGGAATTGCAATACCACACTCGTTTGAGAACATCCACAAGCAAAGACGAGCTTCGGCTTGACTACGTTCCTGCGTTTGAAGAGCGTCTTGCAAAGCCTATGCTTCAACGTAACGAGGAAGGTATTAGTGAGGTGATGGAAGTCATGGACTACTACTACATGACTAAAGAGGACTACGACAACATTTTCGACTTTGGAGTAGGCAACAATGCCGGCAAACTTCTCCTGAGAATGCCACCTAAAGTCAAGTCTGCATTCACTCGTAAGTACAATGCAGCACAGCACCCTGTGGCCATTTACAAGACGGGAGACTCGACAAGGGGTCAACCACGCAAGCAGCAGGTGGACTATGAAGATGTTATTGAAGACGACACTGTcaaggatgaggaagagccAGAAAGTACCGAAAGTGATACGATCGATGTAAAGAAGGACAAGCTCATTAAGGCAGTGAAACCAAAGAAACCTAAGGCGGCCGGAAGCAGCAAGAAGGCTCTGCGCAGCAAGAAGTAA